The following coding sequences lie in one Crassostrea angulata isolate pt1a10 chromosome 10, ASM2561291v2, whole genome shotgun sequence genomic window:
- the LOC128166769 gene encoding cell division cycle protein 20 homolog: MSHFNFENELNSVLRMDGPITKGPGMRFERKAECNQSVNSSLNISTTTKTPMKNLNRSVNNPKTPSNAKTPKSSNQARTPGGSKAPKTPSGGDRFIPNRSATQFDLGHFKITTDSANSGEADNLLSPSQKEYQRVMSENLNGTDISSNKIISYKTKAPSAPEGYQNNLRVLYSSCKTPASSVKKTIRHIPQVPERILDAPDILDDYYLNLLDWSCNNLLAVCLGGSVYLWNAATGEIDQLLQMESSDQYIGAVSWIKEGNYLALGTSNGEVQLWDVAAKKRLRNMTGHANRVGALSWNSYILSSGSRSGAIHHHDVRVAEHQVGTLLGHTQEVCGLKWSPDGKFLASGGNDNLLNIWNAQPGSPLTNTTPLHTFSQHQAAVKALAWCPWQPHLLASGGGTADRHIRFWNCSTGQCVDSVDTKSQVCALLWCKHYKELISSHGFALNQLTIWKYPTMTKVSELSGHTARVLHMAMSPDCQTVVSAGADETLRIWKCFTLDEQKKAAQKTAVTKDKKSVFSMTSIR, from the exons ATGTCccattttaattttgagaatGAGCTGAACAGTGTGTTGAGGATGGATGGACCCATTACCAAAGGACCAGGCATGCGTTTTGAGAGGAAGGCTGAGTGTAACCAGTCGGTCAACAGCTCTCTCAACATCAGTACAACGACGAAAACACCGATGAAGAATCTTAACAGATCAGTCAACAATCCAAAGACGCCATCAAATGCTAAAACACCCAAATCTTCAA atcAAGCAAGGACACCGGGAGGATCAAAAGCTCCAAAAACACCAAGTGGTGGAGACAGATTCATTCCAAATCGTAGTGCTACACAGTTTGATCTAGGACATTTTAAAATCACCACAGACAGTGCTAATAGTGGGGAAGCAGACAATTTGTTAAGTCCTTCACAGAAAGAGTACCAGAGAGTAATGAGTGAGAACTTGAATGGAACAGACATTTCTAGcaacaaaattatttcatacaaGACCAAGGCACCTAGTGCACCAGAAG GATATCAGAACAATCTACGAGTTCTGTACAGTTCATGCAAAACACCTGCTAGTTCAGTGAAGAAGACAATACGTCACATACCCCAAGTTCCAGAGCGTATCCTTGATGCTCCAGACATCCTTGATGATTATT ACCTGAACCTGCTTGACTGGTCATGTAACAATCTCCTGGCGGTGTGCCTGGGTGGGAGTGTTTACCTGTGGAACGCCGCCACCGGGGAGATTGACCAGCTGCTACAGATGGAGAGTTCCGACCAATACATCGGGGCAGTGTCCTGGATCAAGGAGGGCAACTATCTGGCGCTGGGAACCAGCAATGGGGAAGTTCAG tTGTGGGATGTGGCTGCCAAGAAGCGATTACGCAATATGACAGGTCATGCCAACAGAGTTGGGGCTTTGTCTTGGAATTCATACATTTTGAGCAG TGGTTCTCGTAGCGGAGCCATTCACCATCATGATGTGCGTGTGGCTGAGCACCAAGTAGGGACACTTCTTGGCCACACCCAGGAAGTGTGTGGATTGAAGTGGTCCCCGGACGGGAAGTTCCTGGCCAGTGGAGGCAACGACAATCTCCTGAACATCTGGAATGCCCAGCCGGGCAGCCCCCTCACCAACACCACACCACTGCATACATTCTCCCAACACCAAGCTGCtgtcaaa GCATTGGCTTGGTGTCCCTGGCAGCCCCACCTCCTGGCCAGTGGGGGAGGGACAGCAGACCGACACATCCGGTTCTGGAACTGTAGCACGGGACAGTGTGTGGACAGTGTAGACACCAAGTCACAG GTGTGTGCTCTGTTATGGTGTAAGCATTATAAAGAACTGATCTCTAGTCATGGGTTTGCTCTGAATCAGCTGACCATCTGGAAGTACCCCACGATGACCAAGGTGTCCGAGTTATCAG GTCACACTGCGCGAGTGTTGCACATGGCGATGTCCCCTGACTGTCAGACTGTAGTATCGGCAGGAGCAGATGAGACGCTCCGAATCTGGAAATGTTTCACACTTGACGAACAAAAGAAGGCTGCCCAGAAAACGGCTGTCACTAAAGACAAAAAGAGTGTGTTCTCCATGACCTCAATAAGATAG
- the LOC128166770 gene encoding trafficking protein particle complex subunit 5-like — MASINKQKTSILDKPLGKGKPEINAATFALLFSEMVQYCQNRVYSVSELQTKLSELGQHVGTHMLDLLFVREKGYKRETKLLNMLLFIKNNFWKTLFGKEADRLEHSNDDEKTYYIIETEHLVNRYISVPKDKGKLNCAAFTAGIIEAVLNGANFPAKVTAHWHKGTTFMIEFDESVLARDKMV, encoded by the exons ATGGCGTCGATAAACAAGCAGAAAACTAGTATACTGGACAAACCTCTGGGAAAAGGGAAGCCGGAG ATAAATGCAGCCACCTTTGCGCTGCTCTTCTCAGAGATGGTACAGTACTGCCAAAATCGAGTCTACAGTGTATCAGAACTTCAAACAAA GTTATCAGAACTAGGACAACATGTGGGCACTCACATGCTTGACCTGCTGTTTGTGAGGGAGAAAGGATATAAAAGGGAAACTAAACTTCTGAACATGCTTCTCTTCATAAAGAACAATTTCTGGAAG ACATTGTTTGGAAAGGAGGCAGATCGTTTAGAACATTCCAATGATGACGAAAAAACAT ATTATATAATTGAAACAGAACATTTAGTCAATAGATACATATCTGTTCCAAAAGATAAag GGAAACTTAACTGTGCAGCGTTCACAGCGGGTATAATAGAGGCTGTATTAAATGGAGCAAATTTT CCAGCAAAAGTGACAGCGCATTGGCATAAAGGAACAACATTTATGATAGAATTCGATGAATCTGTTTTGGCCAGAGATAAAATGGTGTGA